The Coccidioides posadasii str. Silveira chromosome 2, complete sequence genomic interval TTGCGTTTGACGAGGTGAAAAAAGGGTTTCGACTCCCGGTAGTAGACGGCTGAGGTGGCTGAGGCGAGTTTGCTTGGTTGCTTGAAGGTAAGGGAAAGGGATTTGTTGATTGCTGGGTTTGGGGAACGACAGTATCAGGTTGAGATTGCGGTTGGGGTTGTTCAGGAATAGTTGGAGGAGGTTTGGAAAAGTTATAGAGAGCGAGGATGCTGGACTTATCCATCCGGTTAGGTTGTTGTGGTTGAAAGTattgctgttgttgctgggCGTATGGATTCTGGAAGAATGGCATATTTGTCGAATGTACTGGTGTGATTGGAGCACTTTGGGGAAACGGTGGCGGTTGTTGATGTTGCGGGGGGTTATCAAAGGAAGAGGTGGACATCATTGGCATAGTATTAGCATGCTGGAGCTGAAATACTTCAGATGTACTGCTGGTTTGTGCAGGCTGTCGTAGATCGGGAAGCTGAAGTTGGAAGTTGTTTGGGGGTGCTGCTTGGGAAAAGAATGGATTCGTTGGGGATAGATTCTGTGATTGAGACGGATAAACAGCACCAGCTACACCGTCAACGGCTGAAGAACTTTGGAAAAATGGATTGTAACTGCCGTTTAAGCTACCGGGAGATACAGCAAAGCCGCTCTGAGATGCCATCGTAACCGGAGGCGTCATAGACTGCTGATAGTGCCGGTAGGTAGCTTGACCCTGCTGGCTGGGATACCCCCCAGTCATGTTTGGAAACAAAGGCTGAGACACTTGTAGATTTTGGAAGGACTGCTCGAGCGTTTGTGTTGGATTTTGTTGCGATGGAGGAACACCGAAGGGATTATAAGAAGCGAGCTTTCTTGCGGCCGCTTCATCAGAACTGCTCGTTGTGCTATGCGATTCTCGACGATTAATCGATATTCCAGCAGAGCTTCGCGATGATGAAGACCCCACTTTATCAAATGGATTGCTCGAGCCGGCTGGGTCATATGAATCGGAAAACTTGGCGCTTGTGGGCGTTTTCAAGACCGGTGTACGGGATCGGGAAGTAGATCCATTTCCTTCCCCCAGTCTCACTAATGCATCGATCGTCTTTTCAACGTCGCCATTTAAACCTTTGAGAATCGTTGCATTCCGCTTATCATCAGGGAACCCCATATTTCGTAACACAGCTAGTTTGGATTCAAGAGAGCCACTTGGATCGTTGAAACTGAATCCCAGCGAACGGGATGGCTTGTTGCTGTGTAGCGTCGAATTTTGAGAGATGGAGCCGAAAGATTCACGGCGGGGAGACGACTTATTGGATCCAGAGTGTGAGGAGGACGATCGGAAGCCAAACCCAAACCTTTTGCTTGGCTTCGGAGGCAGCGGTGGAGGAGAGTCTTCGACGTGCTTCGTAACATAGCTCGGATCCTCCCGGCTGGGGATCTTGGGCTTTCCGTCCTCGAGGACCTTGGATTCGTATTTCTTGCGAATGAAACGCTCCATTGCCGGATCAACCTCGTCGGCATCTATCGGTATCGGCGGCTTGATATGTTTTGGATTGTACACCTTGTTCACTACCGCGTTGCCATTTCTTTTCATATTCTTTAACGTGGTATCAGCAATTTATCTCGACAAGACCAGCGAGAAATCAACTCACATCCACTTGATCTTGAGACCAGGTATCCATGCTTAATGATTTCACTTTGGAAATATGGGTTCCGAGCTTGCGATGAAGGCCTGCACAGCGCATACATAGGAAGATCCCAAGCTGTTGTTACCTCGAAGACGACACGTTAGCAATTGCTCGCCACGGATGATCTATTTCGAAAGACTTTGGACTTTGTAGCGTGCGGGTTGGTTCTGGGAGGACAGGGAGGTAAGACGAGTAGAGAGCGTTATGTACTCACGTTCCAGCTTGCCCATGCTAGCGTCAATCATCGGCCGAATGTTAGCTCAAGTCCATTGTTTGGTGACTGTTGTGATGTATGGTCGCGGAAGGAAAGCGTACCAGGATTACGCGCCTCACAGTCTGCGCAGCGGTCATTTCCGGGGACACTTCTTATGAGTTCCTGTAGGGTTCTCTCATGACGAGCCTGCTGGCGCTTGCTCAATGCTGAAGACATTTTCAGTCCAGCAAGGCGGAGATGGGGGGGGGATGTTGGCGTGATGGTCTTCGGTGCGAGGAAGTCAGTCTCCTGAACAGGCTAATTATTTAGGTTTTTGGGAAAGGGACAGGCGCAAGGTTCAAAGAAAGTTCACAGCTGTTCAGATACTGGGTTGATTGGATAAACAGCTGCATTTCACAGTCCTGCACCCATCTTAGCTGATTTCGCAACCATCTGTGATTTTCGTCGGATGTTGAGTGGTGTTAGGAGGTGAAGTTGACCAATTGCTGACATTCGCCAGACTACGCCACTCTTGGAGAGTCCAGGCGCTGTCAGTCTGAGCTTGGCGCAACTAGGCGGGCATCAAAAAAGCACCTGTTTGCCATCTGGAACTTTGGAATTAATTTGAGCATGGTGACGGAGATTATTATATTGTCTTCTATGGCTGAGTGACATATATATGTTATTGTTCCATGGTCCT includes:
- a CDS encoding uncharacterized protein (EggNog:ENOG410PGVY~COG:T~BUSCO:5222at33183), translating into MSSALSKRQQARHERTLQELIRSVPGNDRCADCEARNPAWASWNLGIFLCMRCAGLHRKLGTHISKVKSLSMDTWSQDQVDNMKRNGNAVVNKVYNPKHIKPPIPIDADEVDPAMERFIRKKYESKVLEDGKPKIPSREDPSYVTKHVEDSPPPLPPKPSKRFGFGFRSSSSHSGSNKSSPRRESFGSISQNSTLHSNKPSRSLGFSFNDPSGSLESKLAVLRNMGFPDDKRNATILKGLNGDVEKTIDALVRLGEGNGSTSRSRTPVLKTPTSAKFSDSYDPAGSSNPFDKVGSSSSRSSAGISINRRESHSTTSSSDEAAARKLASYNPFGVPPSQQNPTQTLEQSFQNLQVSQPLFPNMTGGYPSQQGQATYRHYQQSMTPPVTMASQSGFAVSPGSLNGSYNPFFQSSSAVDGVAGAVYPSQSQNLSPTNPFFSQAAPPNNFQLQLPDLRQPAQTSSTSEVFQLQHANTMPMMSTSSFDNPPQHQQPPPFPQSAPITPVHSTNMPFFQNPYAQQQQQYFQPQQPNRMDKSSILALYNFSKPPPTIPEQPQPQSQPDTVVPQTQQSTNPFPLPSSNQANSPQPPQPSTTGSRNPFFTSSNANTGLTNNPLGSDANSQPANPTYIRTHMSQESMDIGRAQSGRHSPDVFASLSARYG